The following are from one region of the Achromobacter xylosoxidans genome:
- the manD gene encoding D-mannonate dehydratase ManD yields the protein MKITQARVIVCSPGRNFVTLKIETDEGLYGIGDATLNGRELAVAAYLTEHVIPCLIGRDPQQIEDIWQYLYRGAYWRRGPVTMSAIAAVDTALWDIKAKAANMPLYQLLGGKSRSGVMVYGHANGRDIDETVDEVLRYREMGYLAIRAQSGVPGLNSVYGVGRGRMFYEPADGSLPSEHDWSTEKYLDHAPRLFQRVRDAVGWDTHLLHDVHHRLTPIEAGRLGKSLEPYRLFWMEDATPAENQEAFRLIRQHTVTPIAVGEVFNTIWDCKDLIENQLIDYIRATVVHAGGITHLRRIADLAALYQVRTGCHGATDLSPACMGAALHFDLWVPNFGIQEYMRHTDETDAVFPHAYSFNQGMLYPGDAPGHGVDIDEKLAARYPYQRAYLPVNRQAHDGALWHW from the coding sequence ATGAAGATTACCCAAGCGCGCGTCATCGTTTGCAGCCCCGGCCGCAACTTCGTCACCTTGAAGATCGAAACCGATGAAGGCCTGTACGGCATCGGCGATGCCACGCTCAACGGCCGCGAACTGGCCGTGGCGGCCTACCTGACCGAGCACGTGATTCCCTGCCTGATCGGCCGCGATCCGCAGCAGATCGAGGATATCTGGCAGTACCTGTACCGCGGCGCATATTGGCGGCGCGGTCCGGTCACCATGTCCGCCATCGCTGCCGTGGACACGGCCTTGTGGGACATCAAGGCCAAGGCCGCCAACATGCCGCTGTACCAGCTGCTGGGCGGCAAGAGCCGCTCGGGTGTCATGGTCTACGGCCACGCCAATGGCCGCGACATCGACGAAACCGTGGACGAGGTGTTGCGCTACCGCGAAATGGGCTACCTGGCCATCCGCGCGCAAAGCGGGGTGCCGGGCCTGAACTCGGTCTACGGGGTGGGGCGCGGCCGCATGTTCTACGAACCCGCCGACGGCTCGCTGCCGTCAGAACATGACTGGTCCACGGAAAAATACCTGGACCACGCGCCGCGCCTGTTCCAGCGGGTGCGCGATGCGGTGGGCTGGGACACCCACCTGCTGCATGATGTGCATCACCGGCTCACGCCCATCGAGGCCGGCCGCCTGGGCAAGTCGCTGGAGCCTTACCGCCTGTTCTGGATGGAGGACGCAACGCCCGCGGAAAACCAGGAAGCCTTCCGCCTGATCCGCCAGCACACGGTCACGCCGATCGCGGTGGGCGAAGTCTTCAACACCATCTGGGATTGCAAGGACCTGATCGAGAACCAGCTGATCGACTACATCCGCGCCACGGTGGTGCATGCGGGCGGCATCACGCATCTGCGCCGCATCGCCGATCTGGCCGCGCTCTATCAGGTGCGGACCGGCTGCCATGGCGCCACCGACCTGTCGCCGGCCTGCATGGGCGCGGCGCTGCACTTCGACCTGTGGGTGCCGAATTTCGGCATCCAGGAGTACATGCGGCACACGGACGAAACGGACGCGGTGTTTCCCCATGCTTACAGCTTCAACCAAGGCATGCTATACCCTGGCGACGCGCCGGGCCATGGTGTCGACATCGACGAAAAGCTCGCCGCCAGATATCCCTACCAACGCGCCTACCTGCCGGTCAACCGGCAGGCGCATGATGGCGCACTATGGCACTGGTAA
- a CDS encoding mannitol dehydrogenase family protein, translating to MLERLNSESLAHLPEDVESPAYDRSRVTPGIVHLGIGAFHRAHQAAVTDLAMAASGDLSWGIVGVSLRSPATRDALTPQDGLYTLALRDADADGQLREQLRVIGSVLRVVVAEEDPQAVLERIASAQTRIVSLTVTEKGYSHEPSTGHLCWDDPDIVHDLAHPVRPRSTIGMLVYGLALRRERSLPPVTLLSCDNLHANGDTLRSLVLAFALRVDVGLTAWIDNHCTFPNSMVDRIVPGTQDEDRARVAQRLGFEDAWPVVGEPFLNWVIEDKFAAGRPAWDAAGASFVRNAAPYERLKLRMVNAPHSAFAYLGSMLGLRTNSEAAATPVLRRYVDDMMRLELAPTLRGVPESGLDEYRQRFLARVSNPALPHLTRQVAMDGSQKVPQRLLAAIRDRKQRGDDFNRLAMSVAAWLHYLRGYDEQGNAYAIQDPLAGALAKLLARAEVAATASAPSQAAHRRATVMAGFRPVFGDLGSKPVFVEALALQLERLRTLGVLGALEALERDAAQQGSVQPVPAA from the coding sequence ATGCTCGAACGCTTGAACTCGGAGTCCCTGGCGCATCTGCCCGAGGATGTGGAATCTCCCGCTTATGACCGCAGCCGGGTCACGCCCGGCATCGTGCATCTGGGCATAGGCGCTTTCCACCGCGCCCATCAGGCGGCGGTGACGGACCTGGCCATGGCCGCCAGCGGGGACCTGAGTTGGGGCATCGTGGGCGTTTCGCTGCGCAGCCCGGCCACGCGCGATGCGCTGACGCCGCAGGACGGCCTGTACACCCTGGCGCTGCGCGACGCCGACGCGGACGGGCAGTTGCGGGAACAGCTGCGGGTGATCGGGTCGGTGCTGCGGGTGGTGGTGGCCGAGGAAGATCCCCAGGCGGTGCTGGAGCGCATTGCCTCCGCCCAGACCCGCATCGTCAGCCTGACCGTCACCGAGAAGGGCTACAGCCACGAACCGTCCACCGGCCACTTGTGTTGGGACGACCCGGACATCGTGCACGACCTCGCGCATCCGGTCAGGCCGCGCAGCACCATCGGCATGCTGGTGTACGGCCTGGCGCTGCGGCGCGAACGCAGCCTGCCTCCCGTCACGCTGCTGTCTTGCGACAACCTGCACGCCAACGGCGACACGCTGCGCAGCCTGGTGCTGGCCTTCGCATTGCGGGTCGACGTGGGCCTGACCGCATGGATCGACAACCACTGCACCTTTCCGAACTCCATGGTGGACCGCATCGTGCCGGGCACGCAGGACGAAGACCGCGCGCGCGTGGCGCAGCGCCTGGGATTCGAGGACGCCTGGCCGGTGGTGGGAGAACCCTTCCTGAACTGGGTCATCGAGGACAAGTTCGCCGCCGGCCGGCCCGCCTGGGACGCGGCCGGCGCGAGCTTCGTACGCAACGCCGCGCCCTACGAGCGCCTCAAGCTGCGCATGGTCAACGCGCCGCATTCCGCATTCGCGTACCTGGGTTCGATGCTGGGCCTGCGCACCAATAGCGAGGCCGCCGCCACGCCGGTGTTGCGCCGCTACGTCGACGACATGATGCGGCTGGAACTCGCGCCCACGCTGCGCGGCGTTCCGGAGTCGGGGTTGGATGAATATCGCCAGCGCTTCCTGGCGCGCGTGTCCAATCCCGCGCTGCCGCACCTCACCCGGCAGGTCGCGATGGATGGTTCGCAGAAGGTGCCGCAGCGCCTGCTCGCCGCCATCCGCGACCGCAAACAGCGGGGCGACGATTTCAACCGGCTGGCGATGTCCGTGGCCGCCTGGCTGCATTACTTGCGCGGATACGACGAGCAGGGCAACGCCTATGCCATCCAGGATCCGCTGGCAGGCGCGCTTGCCAAGCTGCTGGCGCGCGCCGAGGTCGCCGCAACGGCTTCGGCCCCCTCCCAGGCAGCGCATCGGCGCGCCACGGTGATGGCGGGATTCCGGCCTGTTTTCGGCGACCTGGGCAGCAAGCCCGTCTTTGTCGAGGCGCTGGCCCTGCAGCTGGAACGTCTGCGGACGCTCGGCGTGCTGGGCGCGCTGGAGGCGCTGGAGCGGGACGCGGCCCAGCAAGGCTCCGTGCAGCCCGTGCCGGCTGCTTGA
- a CDS encoding Ldh family oxidoreductase — MARRECVDAAQWQQWGEACLRRLDFNEDDARCLASSLAQTSLWGIDSHGIARLPHYLNRVVHGSILARPQIRIEQSGPATAQVHGGRGHGIVVAHRASQTAMALAREAGVGAVGVSDSSHCGAIGLYTRAAARQGLIGMAYTHSDAIAAPFGGRQPYFGTNPISFAFPRQDGEPLCLDMATTSIPWNRVMNARRDGAELPAGVALDAEGRNVTDAERVRALSPLGGDYGHKGYGLAMMVELLCGPLNGNPHGPHIGPMYEQLDRPRELGAFFIVIDPARFAGGAALAAVAAGMAAELAEQPGSPRMPGDPELASQAQRQAAGIPVPPALKAEMAEWSARLGLAPPPFTPAEAQA, encoded by the coding sequence ATGGCAAGGCGGGAATGCGTGGACGCGGCGCAGTGGCAGCAATGGGGCGAGGCGTGCTTGAGGCGTCTGGATTTCAACGAAGACGATGCCCGCTGCCTGGCATCCAGCCTGGCGCAGACCAGTTTGTGGGGCATTGATTCCCATGGCATCGCGCGGCTGCCGCACTATCTGAACCGCGTCGTCCATGGCTCGATCCTGGCGCGGCCGCAAATCCGTATCGAACAGAGCGGGCCGGCCACCGCGCAGGTGCATGGCGGCAGGGGCCACGGCATCGTGGTGGCGCACCGCGCCAGCCAGACGGCCATGGCGCTGGCGCGCGAGGCGGGCGTGGGCGCGGTCGGCGTCAGCGATTCGTCGCATTGCGGGGCCATCGGCCTGTACACGCGCGCAGCCGCCCGGCAAGGGCTGATCGGCATGGCCTACACGCATTCCGACGCCATTGCCGCGCCGTTCGGCGGCCGGCAACCGTATTTCGGCACCAATCCCATTTCCTTCGCTTTCCCCAGGCAGGATGGCGAGCCCCTGTGCCTGGACATGGCGACGACTTCAATCCCGTGGAACCGGGTCATGAACGCGCGTCGCGACGGCGCCGAACTGCCCGCTGGCGTGGCGCTGGATGCCGAGGGGCGGAACGTGACCGACGCGGAGCGTGTCCGCGCCCTGTCGCCGCTGGGCGGCGACTACGGCCACAAGGGCTACGGCCTGGCGATGATGGTCGAACTCTTGTGCGGGCCGCTCAACGGCAATCCCCATGGACCGCACATCGGTCCCATGTACGAGCAGCTGGATCGTCCGCGCGAACTCGGGGCGTTCTTTATCGTCATCGATCCCGCCCGGTTCGCGGGCGGCGCGGCGTTGGCCGCCGTGGCGGCGGGCATGGCGGCCGAACTGGCGGAACAGCCCGGATCGCCACGCATGCCGGGCGATCCGGAACTGGCCTCGCAGGCGCAGCGCCAGGCCGCGGGGATTCCGGTGCCGCCGGCCTTGAAGGCTGAAATGGCCGAATGGAGCGCCAGGTTGGGGCTTGCTCCGCCGCCGTTCACGCCGGCGGAGGCCCAGGCCTGA
- a CDS encoding amidohydrolase family protein gives MTQKIDMHAHFFPPITRQEAAALDPVNAPWLRLDGGGSTGQIMAGERPFRPVDATLWDPALRLQQMDRNGVDLQILCATPIMFGYSYPAQAAADWAARMNDLALEHCAHAPARLKALAQVPLQDLELACKEASRARAAGHLGVQIGNHVGPRDLDDETLVQFLIHCANNHIPVLVHPWDMMTDGRMQKWMLPWLVAMPAETQLGILSLILSGAFERIPRSLKLCFAHGGGSFAFLLGRVDNAWRHRDIIRQDCPQLPSSYTNRFYTDSAVFDPRALRLLIDVMGEDRVLLGSDYPYPLGEQEVGKLVTHAGLPPEVQQKILSRNTMEFFGLVP, from the coding sequence ATGACCCAGAAAATCGATATGCACGCGCACTTCTTCCCGCCGATCACCCGGCAGGAAGCGGCGGCGCTGGACCCCGTCAACGCGCCCTGGCTGCGTCTGGACGGCGGCGGCTCGACCGGCCAGATCATGGCGGGCGAGCGCCCGTTCCGCCCGGTGGACGCCACCTTGTGGGACCCGGCCCTGCGCCTGCAGCAGATGGACCGCAACGGCGTGGACCTGCAGATCCTGTGCGCGACGCCCATCATGTTCGGCTATTCCTATCCCGCCCAGGCAGCGGCCGACTGGGCCGCCCGCATGAACGACCTGGCGCTGGAGCATTGCGCCCATGCGCCAGCGCGCCTGAAGGCGCTGGCGCAAGTGCCGCTGCAGGATCTGGAGCTGGCCTGCAAGGAAGCGTCGCGCGCCCGCGCCGCCGGCCACCTGGGCGTGCAGATCGGCAACCACGTCGGCCCGCGCGACCTGGACGACGAGACCCTGGTGCAGTTCCTGATCCACTGCGCCAACAACCACATCCCGGTGCTGGTGCATCCCTGGGACATGATGACCGACGGCCGCATGCAGAAATGGATGCTGCCGTGGCTGGTCGCCATGCCCGCCGAAACCCAGCTGGGCATCCTGTCGCTGATCCTGTCCGGCGCGTTCGAACGCATCCCGCGCAGCCTGAAGCTCTGTTTCGCGCACGGCGGCGGCAGCTTCGCCTTCCTGCTGGGCCGCGTGGACAATGCCTGGCGCCATCGCGACATCATCCGCCAGGACTGTCCGCAGCTGCCCTCTTCCTACACCAACCGCTTCTACACCGACAGCGCGGTGTTCGACCCGCGCGCGCTGCGCCTGCTGATCGACGTGATGGGCGAAGACCGGGTGCTGCTGGGTTCCGACTATCCCTATCCGCTGGGCGAGCAGGAAGTGGGCAAGCTGGTGACGCACGCCGGCCTGCCGCCGGAAGTGCAGCAGAAGATTCTGAGCCGCAACACGATGGAATTCTTCGGTCTGGTCCCCTGA
- a CDS encoding 3-hydroxyanthranilate 3,4-dioxygenase has translation MPAYGPPLNFQRWIDDHAHLLKPPVGNQQIWQDADFIVTVVGGPNHRTDYHDDPLEEFFYQLRGNAWLSLWVDGKPERVDLKEGDIFLLPPHVRHSPQRPETDSACLVIERQRPEGLLDGFEWYCPQCRSLVHRVEVQLKSIVTDLPPLFQAFYSSTEKRTCPSCGEIHPGKGHAPSTQAAPA, from the coding sequence ATGCCTGCCTATGGCCCGCCGTTGAATTTCCAGCGCTGGATAGACGACCACGCGCATCTGCTCAAGCCGCCGGTCGGCAACCAGCAGATCTGGCAGGACGCCGACTTCATCGTCACCGTGGTCGGCGGCCCGAACCACCGCACCGACTACCACGACGACCCGCTGGAAGAGTTCTTCTACCAGCTGCGCGGCAACGCCTGGCTGTCGCTGTGGGTGGACGGCAAGCCCGAACGCGTGGACCTGAAGGAAGGCGACATCTTCCTGCTGCCGCCGCACGTGCGGCATTCGCCGCAACGTCCGGAGACCGACAGCGCCTGCCTGGTCATCGAACGCCAGCGCCCGGAAGGCCTGCTGGACGGCTTCGAGTGGTATTGCCCGCAATGCCGCAGCCTGGTGCACCGCGTGGAGGTGCAGCTCAAGAGCATCGTGACCGACCTGCCGCCGCTGTTCCAGGCCTTTTATTCCAGCACCGAGAAACGCACCTGTCCCAGTTGCGGCGAGATCCATCCAGGCAAGGGGCATGCGCCGTCCACGCAGGCGGCTCCGGCCTAG
- a CDS encoding LysR substrate-binding domain-containing protein: MSDFRITPNALSRKLKLHQLQVFERVLACRSLSRAASELHLTQPTVTKAIHELETFFGASLFDRSNRGVTPTELAVVLGRRVQAMMAEIRYMADDIDAVLGGASGHVVVGTLIAASAKLLPEAIARLMTAHPGIQVSVREGPTSQLLPALATGDLDIVVGRLPGADMASISGVAVDHHKLYREELCLVARAAHPLAGAPPAPLAALTDHIWILPASSSPLRASIERSFLDAGLRLPARHVESLSLLTNIGVLMHSDALALLPYDAAAPFLATGMLARLPTNAFGAFGDVGYSVRADRPLTPACQRLVDHLKQIAAQRAETVG; encoded by the coding sequence ATGTCGGACTTCCGCATTACGCCCAACGCGCTCAGCCGCAAGCTGAAGCTGCACCAGTTGCAGGTGTTCGAGCGCGTGCTGGCGTGCCGTTCACTGTCGCGCGCCGCCAGCGAATTGCATCTGACCCAGCCCACCGTCACCAAGGCCATCCACGAACTGGAGACCTTCTTCGGCGCGTCCTTGTTCGACCGCTCCAACCGCGGCGTGACGCCGACGGAGCTGGCCGTGGTGCTGGGCCGCCGGGTCCAGGCCATGATGGCCGAGATCCGCTACATGGCCGACGACATCGATGCGGTGCTGGGCGGGGCCAGCGGCCATGTGGTGGTGGGCACGCTCATCGCCGCGTCGGCCAAGCTGTTGCCCGAGGCGATTGCGCGCCTGATGACTGCGCACCCCGGCATCCAGGTCAGCGTGCGCGAAGGGCCGACCTCCCAGCTGCTGCCAGCGCTGGCCACGGGCGATCTGGACATCGTGGTCGGCCGCTTGCCCGGCGCCGACATGGCATCGATCTCCGGCGTGGCGGTGGACCACCACAAGCTGTACCGGGAAGAGCTGTGCCTGGTGGCGCGCGCCGCCCATCCCCTGGCCGGCGCGCCGCCCGCGCCGCTGGCCGCGCTGACCGATCACATCTGGATCCTGCCCGCCTCCAGCTCGCCGCTGCGCGCCTCGATCGAGCGCAGCTTCCTGGACGCCGGCCTGCGCCTGCCGGCCAGGCATGTCGAATCGCTATCGCTCCTGACCAACATCGGCGTGCTCATGCACAGCGACGCGCTGGCGCTGCTGCCTTATGACGCGGCGGCGCCGTTCCTTGCGACGGGCATGCTGGCCCGCCTGCCCACCAACGCCTTCGGCGCATTCGGCGACGTGGGTTACTCGGTGCGTGCGGACCGCCCGCTGACGCCGGCCTGCCAGCGCCTGGTGGACCATCTGAAGCAGATCGCGGCGCAGCGCGCTGAAACCGTCGGCTGA
- a CDS encoding RidA family protein yields MNPPQPGVSATVVAGKATPRGKYPHIKRAGDFLYVSGTSSRLPDNRIAGAEVDAMGTATLDIRAQTRAVIENIRDILATADATLADVVEISTFLVNMNDFGGYNQVYGEYFDSDGPARTTVAVHQLPHPQLLIEIKAVAYKPQAR; encoded by the coding sequence ATGAACCCACCCCAGCCCGGCGTCAGCGCCACCGTCGTCGCAGGCAAGGCCACGCCGCGCGGCAAGTATCCGCACATCAAGCGCGCCGGCGATTTCCTGTATGTCTCCGGCACCAGCTCGCGCCTGCCCGACAACCGCATCGCGGGCGCCGAGGTCGATGCGATGGGCACCGCCACGCTGGACATCCGGGCGCAGACGCGCGCCGTCATCGAAAACATCCGCGACATCCTGGCAACGGCCGATGCGACGCTGGCCGACGTGGTCGAGATCAGCACCTTCCTCGTCAACATGAACGATTTCGGCGGCTACAACCAGGTGTATGGCGAGTACTTCGACTCCGACGGCCCGGCCCGCACCACCGTCGCCGTGCATCAGCTGCCGCATCCGCAGCTGCTGATCGAGATCAAGGCGGTCGCCTACAAGCCGCAGGCGCGCTAG
- a CDS encoding 2-hydroxymuconic semialdehyde dehydrogenase: MTIRQLRNYIDGRFEDGASTFDKHSPVDGRLIAQVHEASRDQVDRAVAAAHRALPAWAGLPVAERTDHLLALADGIARRFDDFLQAEIGDTGKPVGWAGKIDIPRGAANFRAFAELARTLDMESYMTDTPDGRQALNYAYRKPLGVVGVISPWNLPLLLLTWKVAPALAFGNTVIMKPSEVTPSTATLLAEVAHEAGLPAGVLNLAHGFGPDSAGEFMTTHPDIDGITFTGESATGAAIMRAVAPGVKPVSFELGGKNAALVFADADFDAAVDGVTQSVFANCGQVCLCTERVYVERPIYERFVAALAARADALRIGWPMDPATEMGPLVSREHRDKVLSYFALAREEGATVAAGGGVPVFGDARDEGAYVQPTIWTGLPETARCIKEEVFGPVCHVAPFDTEEEAIRLANDTRYGLAAAVWTQNLTRGHRVAQAMKVGLAWVNCWFLRDLRTPFGGSGLSGIGREGGRHSLHFYTEPTNVCIKL; the protein is encoded by the coding sequence ATGACGATCCGACAATTGCGCAACTACATCGACGGCCGCTTTGAAGACGGCGCGTCCACCTTCGACAAGCACAGCCCGGTGGACGGGCGCCTGATCGCCCAGGTCCACGAAGCCAGCCGCGATCAGGTCGACCGCGCGGTGGCGGCGGCGCACCGCGCCCTGCCCGCCTGGGCCGGACTGCCGGTAGCCGAGCGCACCGACCATCTGCTGGCGCTGGCCGACGGCATCGCGCGACGCTTCGACGATTTCCTGCAGGCCGAGATCGGCGACACCGGCAAGCCGGTGGGCTGGGCCGGCAAGATCGACATTCCGCGCGGCGCGGCCAATTTCCGCGCCTTCGCGGAACTGGCTCGCACGCTGGACATGGAAAGCTACATGACGGACACGCCGGATGGCCGCCAGGCGCTGAACTACGCCTACCGCAAGCCGCTGGGCGTGGTGGGCGTGATTTCACCCTGGAACCTGCCGCTGCTGTTGCTGACCTGGAAGGTGGCGCCGGCGCTGGCGTTCGGCAATACGGTGATCATGAAGCCGTCCGAAGTCACGCCTTCCACGGCCACGCTGCTGGCCGAGGTCGCGCATGAAGCCGGGCTGCCGGCCGGCGTGCTGAATCTGGCGCATGGTTTCGGCCCGGACTCGGCGGGCGAATTCATGACCACGCATCCGGATATCGACGGCATTACCTTCACCGGCGAATCCGCCACGGGCGCGGCCATCATGCGGGCCGTGGCGCCGGGCGTGAAGCCGGTGTCCTTCGAGCTGGGCGGCAAGAACGCGGCGCTGGTGTTCGCCGATGCGGATTTCGACGCCGCGGTGGACGGCGTGACGCAATCGGTGTTCGCCAATTGCGGCCAGGTCTGCCTGTGCACCGAGCGCGTCTACGTCGAACGCCCGATCTACGAGCGCTTCGTCGCCGCGCTGGCGGCGCGCGCCGACGCCTTGCGCATCGGCTGGCCGATGGATCCGGCCACCGAGATGGGACCGCTGGTGTCGCGCGAGCATCGCGATAAGGTGCTGTCGTACTTCGCCCTGGCGCGCGAGGAAGGCGCGACGGTGGCGGCCGGCGGCGGCGTGCCGGTATTCGGCGACGCGCGCGATGAAGGCGCCTATGTGCAGCCCACGATCTGGACCGGCCTGCCCGAGACCGCCCGCTGCATCAAGGAGGAAGTCTTCGGCCCGGTCTGCCACGTGGCGCCCTTCGACACAGAAGAAGAAGCCATCCGCCTGGCCAACGACACGCGCTACGGCCTGGCCGCGGCCGTCTGGACGCAGAATCTCACGCGCGGCCACCGCGTGGCGCAGGCCATGAAGGTTGGCCTGGCCTGGGTCAACTGCTGGTTCCTGCGCGACCTGCGCACGCCGTTCGGCGGCAGCGGCCTCTCGGGCATCGGCCGCGAAGGTGGCCGCCATTCGCTGCATTTCTATACCGAACCGACCAATGTCTGCATTAAGCTCTGA
- a CDS encoding GNAT family N-acetyltransferase, with translation MLRTERLILRPWHTDDAPSLFKYACDERIGPAAGWPAHTSVEHSREIIQTVFSRPLAYALTKKEDNTAIGLVALLMGKDSNFDIADDEAEIAYWIGVPFWGQGLIPEAVRALMRHGFETLNFNALWCGYFADNEKSRKAQEKCGFKHHHTEENKFNQFMNDYRTEHVSRIGKEEWQTLTASESH, from the coding sequence ATGCTGCGCACCGAACGCCTCATCTTGCGGCCCTGGCACACCGACGACGCGCCGAGCCTGTTTAAGTATGCATGCGACGAACGGATCGGCCCCGCCGCGGGCTGGCCTGCTCATACAAGCGTCGAACATAGCCGGGAGATCATCCAGACGGTTTTTTCGCGGCCACTGGCCTATGCCTTGACAAAGAAGGAAGACAACACCGCCATAGGCCTGGTGGCGTTGCTCATGGGGAAGGACAGCAATTTCGACATTGCCGACGACGAAGCCGAAATCGCGTATTGGATCGGCGTACCGTTCTGGGGCCAGGGGTTGATTCCTGAAGCCGTCAGGGCACTGATGCGCCACGGGTTTGAAACGTTGAACTTCAACGCGCTATGGTGCGGCTATTTCGCCGACAACGAAAAATCGCGCAAAGCCCAGGAAAAGTGCGGCTTCAAGCACCATCACACCGAGGAGAACAAGTTCAATCAGTTCATGAACGACTACCGGACGGAGCATGTCAGCCGCATCGGCAAGGAAGAATGGCAGACCCTGACGGCTTCGGAATCGCATTGA
- a CDS encoding helix-turn-helix domain-containing protein, which produces MKTLSQLSDTGIEDLAIGLNSFDAQVGHPLALAYVVVLICREGSAEWEVNFKPHRMKKNDLLVLAEDSIALIKRKSDDYSCACYLMNRSIAAEIAHALPNSLFSFLSRSPFFAAEKLSPQYSKAWEGQAALIHEQCVTYQRTMIVNHVQNLFLWICEKTDGLGAGMRNDFSRSEAVCWKFWELISQHCVQQRGVAFYAGLLHITPYYLSQLSRRFFNDAPKTLIDRQVVLEIKKRLTQPRISVQQIAEELHFADASYLGKFFKRHTGVGLTDYRKGRT; this is translated from the coding sequence ATGAAAACACTCTCTCAACTCTCGGATACAGGCATCGAAGACCTGGCCATCGGCCTCAATAGCTTCGACGCACAGGTGGGTCACCCCTTGGCGTTGGCGTATGTGGTGGTGTTGATCTGCCGCGAGGGCAGCGCCGAGTGGGAAGTGAACTTCAAGCCGCACCGGATGAAGAAAAACGATCTGCTGGTCCTGGCGGAAGATTCCATCGCGCTCATCAAACGCAAGTCGGATGACTATTCATGCGCCTGCTATTTGATGAACCGGTCCATCGCTGCGGAGATTGCGCACGCCCTGCCCAACAGCCTGTTTTCTTTCTTGAGCCGTTCGCCGTTCTTCGCTGCCGAAAAGCTGTCGCCGCAGTATTCAAAGGCCTGGGAAGGCCAGGCGGCGCTGATCCATGAGCAGTGCGTCACCTACCAGCGGACCATGATCGTCAACCATGTCCAGAACCTGTTCTTGTGGATCTGTGAAAAGACAGACGGCCTTGGGGCCGGCATGAGGAATGACTTCAGCAGATCGGAAGCGGTCTGCTGGAAATTCTGGGAACTGATCTCGCAGCACTGCGTGCAACAGCGCGGCGTGGCATTCTATGCAGGGCTGCTGCACATCACTCCGTACTACCTGTCGCAGTTGAGCAGGAGATTCTTCAACGACGCGCCCAAAACGCTGATCGACAGGCAGGTCGTGCTGGAGATTAAAAAGCGCCTTACCCAGCCCAGGATATCCGTGCAGCAGATTGCGGAGGAGCTGCATTTCGCTGACGCCTCCTATTTGGGCAAGTTCTTCAAGCGCCATACCGGCGTGGGCTTGACCGACTACCGGAAAGGCAGGACATGA
- a CDS encoding MarR family winged helix-turn-helix transcriptional regulator, with protein MTAASRRIPAKQAAAQALQAFDLTQVASHLLRRAHFRAEALFAQAFPDEDLTPRQKALLITVYQNPGATQNRIAELIALDRNSFAEMIARMTKKGYVRRKRSAQDGRAYALEITEEGIALLARILPQDAAVEAEVLAPIPEDLRPVFLKCLRLMAGLEPQDDAA; from the coding sequence ATGACTGCTGCATCCCGACGTATCCCCGCCAAGCAGGCCGCAGCCCAGGCCCTGCAGGCATTCGACCTGACCCAGGTTGCATCGCATCTGCTGCGCCGGGCCCACTTCCGCGCCGAAGCCCTGTTTGCCCAGGCCTTTCCCGACGAAGACCTGACCCCGCGCCAGAAGGCGTTGCTGATCACCGTCTACCAGAATCCGGGTGCGACCCAGAACCGCATCGCCGAACTTATCGCGCTGGACCGCAATTCCTTCGCTGAAATGATCGCGCGCATGACCAAAAAGGGCTACGTGCGCCGCAAGCGTTCGGCCCAGGACGGGCGCGCCTATGCGCTGGAGATCACGGAAGAGGGCATTGCCCTGTTGGCGCGCATCCTGCCGCAGGATGCCGCCGTGGAGGCGGAGGTGCTGGCGCCCATCCCAGAAGATCTGCGGCCGGTCTTCTTGAAATGCCTGCGCCTGATGGCGGGCTTGGAGCCGCAGGACGACGCCGCCTGA